The DNA segment CGCCATCGTGGCGCTGTTGAGAAGCCCGGCCGACAGCCGGTTAAACGCCGTTCCCCACGCCGAGAGGGTGAACTCCCCGAGCGGCGGGAGCGCGAACGGTGTCGTCGACCGGAAGCCGTCGGGCGTCTTGAACGCCGTCATGAAGCCGGACTCCAGCGGCGCGAGGTAAAAGGCGACCATCGCCAGTAGGACCGCGTACAGCGCGATCCGGGACGCGTCGAGGCCGAACGGCCCGTCGCTCGCGTCGGCGCTCATAGCTCACCCCGCCGGTACTGGACGAACAGGTACGGCCCGATCACGCCGAGCGCCATGGCGAAAAGCACCATCGCGACGGCGGAGCCGTACGCCCACTGGATGCGGTCGAAGGCGACGCGGTACATCATCACCGAGAGGATGTCGGCCGACTGCCCGGGGTTGACGCCGAACAGCACGAACAGGAAGTCGAACGCCTTCAGCGCGAACACGACGAGGACGACCGTCGCCGACATCGTCGAGGCCCGCAGCTGCGGGATGATCACGCGCCAGTAGAGCCGGAGCGTCGACGCGCCATCGATACGCGCCGCCTCGTACTGGGCGTCCGGGATCGCTCGCAGACCGGCGAGGTACACGACCATGCAGTAGCCGGAGAACTGCCACATCAGCGCGAAGATGATCGCCGCCAGTTTGAACTGTGGATCGGAGAGCCACGCCTGCGTGAGCGAGTCGAGTCCGACCCCACGGAGGACCTCGTTAACGAGGCCGATCCGCGGGTTGTACATCCACGACCAGAAGATGGCCGTGACGACGAACGAGAGGCTCATCGGCAGCAGGTAGATCGTCCGGAACGTGTTCTCGAGTCGGATCTTCTGGTCAACGAGTATCGCGACGAGTAGCCCCACGATCAGAGAGAGGACGGTGAACGCGAGCAGCAACACCAGCGTGTTGCGGAACGCGGCGTGGAACGACGCGTCCGTGAGCAGCCGCGTGTACATCTCCGTCGACAGCGACGAGTAGTCCGGCGAGCCGAGCCCCTCCCAGCCGGTCAGCGAGATGACGAAGTTCCAGCCGATCGCACCGTAGACGAAAAACAGCACGAGCAGTCCCGGCGGCCCCCAAAACGGGAGCGATTCGAGGAACCGATTGCGGCGGAACCGGGAGCGGAGCGACGGGGAAGACGCGCCCGCGTCTTCCGTCCCGTCAACGGCCGCGCCGCCGTCGGTTCGGGCGGGAGCGGAGCCGGCCTCGCTCGTGGTGGTCACGTCGCTGTCGGCGGAGTCAGATCCGCCGGTGGCGCGCGTCAGTGCCGCAAAAATTCGTGAGGACATCGGTGGTCAGAACGCGTCGCGGATGCCCTCGTACGCCGCGCCGACGTCGAGGCTACCGTTGAAGTTGGCGAAGACTTCGGAGAGCGAGGACTGGATGGCCGGCGCGACGGCCGTCCCGTGCGCGATGGCCGGCGGCTGCGTGTTCGAGTTCTGGAAGTCCTCGAACTGTCGGGTGAGGAAGTCGCCGAACTCGTCCATCGGCACGTCAGTCCGGGGCGGGATCGAACCCTTGATGGGATTGAACCGCTCCTGTGCGTCGACGGTACCGGCGTAGTTGAGGAACTGCTCGGTCGCCTCCGGAGACGGGTTGTTCGTCGGGAAGACGAACGAGTCGATGACCGACTGGTAGACGCCCGAGGTGCCCGGGAACGGCACCATGTCCCAGTCGTCCTCGAACTCGAAGTCCTCGGCGGAGCCGTACTGGCCGGCCGCCCAGTCGCCCTGGTGGAGGAACGCGGCGTCGCCCTCGATCACTCCGTTGTTCCCCTGGTCCCACGAGATGGATCCGGCGTCCTCGGGATAGTACTCAGCGTACGACGCGAGCGTCTCGAGCGAGGTGCGCACCTCGTCCTCGAGCGACTCGACGTCGCCGCCGATGAGAGTCTGGTAGTCGTCGACGCCCTGCTGGCCGATGAAGACGCTCTCCCACAGCTGGAGCGACGACCACGGGGCCTGCGTCTGGTGGGCCATCGGGGTGGCGTCGGTCTCGGCCGCGACGGTCTCCATCGCAGCGAGGAGCCCCTGCGGGTCGTCGATGTCGGTCGCGTCTACGCCGGCGTCCTCGAGGACGGAGACGTTATAAAACAGGTTGTTCAGTCGGTGGATGTTGATCGGAACGGAGACGAGGTTCCCTTCGGGCTGGGCGAGGTCGCGGACGCCGTCGAGGTAGGCGTCGCGCATCTCGTCGTCCCAGACGGAGTCGCCGATGTCCTCGAGCAGTCCCTCGTTCGTGTACGGCGTGAGCGCCTGTCCGGGCCAGATCTGGAACGTGCTCGGCGGGTTTCCGTCGATCACGCGGTTCTGGATCACCGTGTCGATCGCGGAGCCGGCGCCGCCGGGCGCCGGGTTGTCGACGATCTCGACGTCCGGATGTTCCTCTCGGAAGCCGTCGAGGAGGGCCTGATACGCGTCCTGTTCGCCGCCGGCGGTCCACCAGTGGACGATCTCCAGTTCGGCGGAGTCGCCGCCGTCGGACCCGTCAGAGCCGTCACTGCCGTCAGAGCCGTCACTGCCGTCAGAGCCGTCGCCGGAACAGCCGGCGATCCCCACGGTCGCGAGGGCCCCGGCGCCGGCCACGTAGTGGCGGCGGGTGAGTCGGTCCTCCGAACTTGCGCTGTTGTCACGTGACATGTGTCCGCGAGTTCGGATGCACCTTACTTAACGATTGATGTTTATTTACTCAAAATATTATTAAAAAACGGATCGCATAGTAAACAGCCGTAAACGGACTCTCCGTGGGAAAGAGGAAATGAGCGTCTTCTTCGGAACGTCGTCGCCGGCCCGTTTTTGAACGGTTTAGCCGGGGGTGATCGTAACGAATTGGTGCCGACTGGGCGTTCGCTCCCCGCCTCGACGACGGGTCGGCTCGGCGCACCGACCGACCGATTCTTGAGCGCCCGGCCCGGACCCACACGGCATGGACGGACCGCTGTGGATCGACGCGCACGCTCCCGCGCTCGACGAGATCCGACAGGAGGAGGCCCGCGAGCGGCTGGAGCGCGCGGTCGACGAGCCGATGAACCTCGTCGTACAGGGGCCGCCGGGGGTCGGGAAGACGGCGGCGACGCGGGCGCTGACCCGGGCCGCCCACGAGAATCCCGAGGGCGACCTGATCGAGATCAACGTCGCCGACTTCTTCGGCCGGACGAAAAAGGAGATCCGGACCGACCCCCGCTTCGAGGGGTTCCTGCAGGGGCGGAGCCGGATGGCGAAACGCGACATGATAAATCGAGTTCTGAAGGAGTCGGCGTCGTACGCGCCGATGTCCGGCGAATACAAGACGATCTTGCTCGACAACGCCGAGTCGATCCGCGAGGACTTCCAGCAGGCGCTCCGGCGCGTGATGGAGAAGCACCACCGGACCACGCAGTTCGTGATCGCCACCCGCCAGCCGTCGAAGCTCATCGCGCCGATCCGGTCGCGCTGCTTCCCGGTGCGGATGCGCGCGCCGACCACCGACGAGACGATCGACGTCCTCGAGACGATCTGCGACCGTGAGGGGGTCGAGTACGACGCCGACGGGCTGGAGTTCGTCGCCAGCGCGGCCGGCGGCGACCTCCGCGAGGCGATCCTCTCCGCGCAGGCGACCGCGGTCGAGGGAGGCGAGGTCACGATGTCGACCGCCTACGAGACGCTCGGCGAGGTCGGCGACGACGACGCGATCCGCGGGGCGCTCGGCGACGCCCGCGCCGGCGACCTGAAGGACGCGCGGTCGACCCTCGACGATCTCCTCGACGACGGGGGGTACGACGGCGGGGAGCTCCTCCGGGAGGTCCTGCGGGTCGCCCGCGCCGGCTCCGAGTACGGCGGCGACGACCTCGCGCGGCTCCACGTGCTCGCCGGCGAGGCCGACCTCGACCTCACCGACGGCCTCGACGACCGGACCCACCTCACGCACCTACTCGCGGCGTGGGCGGCCGGCCGCACCGAGCTCCGACCCGACCTCCGCGACCCGGTGGAGGCGTGACGATGGCGCGGAGCCCGCCGCTCGCGCGCGTCCTCCCGTTCCCGGTCGTCGACGAGGCGTGGCGGCTGGCGCTGGTCCCCGCCCTCGTCGGGGCCGCGGCGCTCCCCCTCCTCCCCCCGGTCGGCGCCGCCCTCGTCGCGCTCGCGCTCGGGGTCCTCTGGTTCCACCGCGACCCCGACCGAACCCCGCCGGACGCGGAGGGCGTCGTCGTCGCCCCCGCAGACGGCACCGTCTCGGTCGTGCGCGAGGAGGGGACTCGCCTGCGGGTGGGCGTGTTCATGAACGTCACCGACGTCCACGTGAACCGCGCGCCGATCGCCGGCGAGGTCCGCGAGGTGCGGCACCGCCCCGGCGCGAACCGGCCCGCGTTCAGCAAGGAGTCCGACCGCAACGAGCAGGTCGCGATCGACTTCGGCGAGTACGAGCTGCTGGTCATCGCCGGCTGGTTCGCCCGCCGGATCCACCCGTCCGTGGAGCCGGGCGACGCCGTCGACCGCGGCGAGCGCGTCGGCCACGTCTCGTTCGGCTCCCGCGCCGACGTAATCTTCCCCGCCGACGTCGACGAGGACGACCTCCTCGTGCGCGAGGGCGACGCGGTCCGCGCGGGCGAGACGATCATCGCGGAGCGGGACTGAGGGTCATCGCCGAGCGGGAGAGAGTGATCGCCGAGCGGGAGTGGGACGACGCTCGGCTTGACGGAGTGAGCCCCTCCGGCTCCGGCGCGCTACAGTCCCCAGAAGAACGCGATGCCGGCCGTCGTGACGACGGTGAGGATGAGCTGGAGCGGAGCGCCGACGCGCGCGAAGTCCGTGAACTTGTACCCGCCGGGGCCGTACACCATGAGGTTCGTCTGGTAGCCGACCGGGCTGAGCAGCGGCGTGCTGGCGGCGAACGTCACGGCGAGGGCGAACGCGAAGGCGTTGGCGCCGAGCTGCCCCGCGACCTCGACGGCGATCGGGAGCATCAGCACGATGCTCGCGTTGTTGCTCACCATCTCCGTGACGATCGCGGTGCCGAGGTAGAACGTCGCGAGCATCGCGATAGGCGGCAGGACGGCGCTCCCGGCGACGATCCCCGTCGCGATCAGGTCCGCCGTCCCGGACGCCTCGAAGGCGATGCCGAGGGGGATGACCCCCGCCAGCAGGAAGATGACGTCCCAGTCGACGGCGTCGTACGCGTCCTCGGGACGGAGGATTCCCGAGAAGAGCATCGCGACGACGCCGGCGAGCGCGCTGACCATGATGGGGAGGTACTCGAGGGCGGCCAGTCCGACGACGCCGGCGACGATGCCCAGCGCGATGGGGATCTGCCGCCGGTCGAACTCCTCCCAGCGCTCGTCGCTGGAGACGACGACGTTGGCGTCGGTTCGAATCCGGTCCAGGACGTCCGCGCTCGTCTGCACGAGCAACACGTCTCCGGCCTGCGGGTCGACGTCGCGGAGGCGCTGGCGGATCACCTCGTTTCCCCGGCGGATCGCGAGGACCGTCGCGTCGAACTCGCGCTCGAAGCCGACGACGCCGTCTCGCCGATTCGACCATGGCCCGGGAAGCAACACGACCTCCGTGAGCGAGGTCTCCGTCTCGTCGTCGTCCGCCTCGTCGCCCGCTTCGTCGTCTTTCCCTTCGGTCTCATCGGCCGCGGGGGCGGCGTCGGACGCCGGCGACCGGTTCCACGCGTGGCGCGCCGACACGACCTCCTCGGGCAGGGATGTGCCCTCGTCGACCGCGGCGTCGCGGAGTTCCGGCAGGAGGGCGAGGTGTTCGTCCTCGATGACCTGTTCGAGCGTCTCCTGGTCCGCTCGCACCGAGAGGACGTCGCCGGCGCGGATCCGCTCGCTCGGGAGGCCGCGGACGATGGTGCGGCCGTTGCGCACGATCTGGAACACGTCCAGGTCGAGGTCGCGGCGTCGCAGCGCCCGCACCTGCGACCCGACGAGGTCGGACTCCTCGTCCACGACGACGTCGGTCAGGTAGTCGGACATCCCAAACTGGTCCGTGGGGGATCCCTCGGCGGTGATCCGAGCGGGGGTGAGGTATCGCCCGACGGTCAGCAGGTAGACGCTGCCGACGGCCAGGACGACGACGCCCAGCTGCGTGAACTCGAACAGCGAGAACGGCTCGCCCGTCGGTCCGATCTGTGTCCAGATGTCGCTCGCGAGCAGGTTCGTCGACGTCCCGATGACGGTGAGCGTCCCGCCCATCATCGAGGCGAAGGAGAGCGGAATCAGCAGCTTCGACGGCGAGGTCCCCGTCTTCTTGGCGAGGTTGATGACGGCCGGGATGAGCACCGCGACGATGGGCGTGTTGTTGACGAAGCCCGCGAAGGGTCCGGAGAGCCCGACCGTCGCGAGGAGCTGTCGGAACTCGCTGTCGCCCGCGAACGACTCCATCTTCCGGGTGAGGATCTGGATGACGCCGGTCTGTCGGACGCCCTCGCTGAGGACGAACATCGACAGCACGGTGAGCGTCGCGGGGTTCGAAAAGCCCGACACGCCCTCCTCCGGGGAGACGCCCGTCCACGGGCCGAGGAGGATGAGCGCGACCATCAGCGCGATGGCGGTCGTGTCGATCGAGACCGGCTGGAGGACGAACAGGGCGAGCGCGACGGCGACCACGGCGAGCACGACGAACACGTCGAGCGGGACCGGCAGCGCTACGGGGAGCTGTCCGAGGAGCGTCGACGGCGGCGGTACGAGACCGTGTACTACCGTAATCACCGAATCAACCGTGTGCGGGTCCTCGCGGAGCCCACATAGTAGTACGGAACCGGGCGCTCCGTGATGGCGGCCGTCGGCTATCGGCGAATGTTGATAGCGTCCGTCGGCTATCGGCGAAGGTAGGTGGCGGCCGTCGGCCGCGTGAGGGAAGCTCGGAGCGGATTTATAAAACGAACGGCCCCTGCTGCCGGATCGGCTCGCCGTGCGGCCGGCCCGCGACCGCGACGAGCCGGAGGTCGCCGTCGGTCGCGACCGCGAATTCGCCGCCGGCGCGGGTCGTGAAGACGTCTCCCTCCCCGAACGCGTCGCCCTCGACGGACCCGCTCCCCGCGACGCCGTAGAGGAAGCCCGCCCACCCGTCCGGCACCGTCCACGTCCACGCGTCGTCGACGCGGACGTCGAGGTACTCCATCGGGGTGTGGAGGTCGATCGGCGACCCCTCTCCGACGACGGTCGTGACGGTCGCGCCGTCCGTCTCCCGCGTCGGGAGCTCAGCCGCGCTCGCGTCGACGTAGTCGGGGTCGACCTCCTTCTCGTCCTGCGGGAGGTTCACCCACAGCTGGAGCCCGTTGCAGGCCTCGCCGTCGGCGGGGAACTCGGAGTGACGGATGCCTTCCCCGGTCGTGATCCGCATCGCCTCGTCCTCGCGGGCGGTGTGTTCGACGCCGAGCGAGTCGGCGTGGTCCATGCCGCCCTCGATCATGTACGAGACGATCTCGAACCCCTTGTGCGGGTGCATCGGGAATCCCGTGTCCGGCTCGATGTAGAACCGCTCGAACAGCACGAACGGGTCGAGGTTCGTCGGGTGACTCTCGGTCGGGAACGCGCGGTTCGAGTTCACGCCCGTCCCGTGGCGAACCGGCTCGCCCGAGACGACTCCGTCGCCGCCGTCGGTCGTCGCGTTAGTCTTCATAGGCGATCTGATTGGTCCGGCACTGATAAGCGTCTCGTCGGCGGTAGCCGAGAAATAACATAATTCTTATAATAATATCTTCGAAAGCGTTTGAACGGAGTTAAATAGCCCAAATAAACGGAATCACAGTAGTCGATCCTCTTACTGGAACGCGTTACAGAGAACGTTCATGTGCCCGGCGAGCATACGACTGGTCGTAGACATGAGCTACGAACTCGATCCGTTACCGTACGATTACGACGCGCTGGAACCGCACATCTCCGAGCAGGTGCTCGAATGGCATCACGACACCCATCATCAGGGGTACGTGAACGGCTGGAACTCGGCCGAGGAGACCCTCGAGGCCAACCGCGAGGAGCACGACTTCTCCTCGTCGGCCGGTGCGATCCGGAACGTGACCCACAACTCGTCGGGCCACATCCTCCACGACCTGTTCTGGCAGAACATGTCCCCCGAGGGCGGCGACGAGCCCTCGGGCGCTCTGGCAGACCGCATCGAAGAGGACTTCGGCTCCTACGAGGCCTGGAAGGGCGAGTTCGAGGCCGCCGCCTCCGGCGCCTCCGGCTGGGCGCTCTTGGTGTACGACACGTTCTCGAACCAGCTCCGCAACGTCGTGGTCGACAAGCACGACCAGGGCGCCATCTGGGGCGGTCACCCCATCCTCGCGCTCGACGTCTGGGAACACTCCTACTACCACGACTACGGTCCGGCTCGCGGCGAGTTCGTCGACAACTTCTTCGAGGTCGTCGACTGGAACGAGCCCGCCGCCCGCTACGAGCAGGCCGTCGAGCTCTTCGAGTAACGCGTCTAGAACGCGCTCCGAGACGCGCGTCGAATCCCGCGTCGGAGTCGCGCCCGAAGGCGTCGCGGCCCTCTTCCGGTATTCTACTGCGGTTCCGCCTTACTCGACGAGCGTCGTCTCGATCACGGCGCAGGTCTCGTCGAGCAGGACGCGGAGCTCGTCGCCCGCGCAGGGGAGCGTCAGCCGCACCCGGAGCGGGTCCTCGGAGACGACCGTCGTCAGCCGGTCGCTCACGCACCAGTCGAACTGCCAGAACGGCGCGGTGTTCAGGTCGACGCCGCGGTCGGAGTGGAAGACGAGCGTCTCGGCGTGGTCGAGGAGCGTGACGCCGATCGTCGACCGCAGCCGGTAGCTGCACCGCCGGCAGACGTGTTCGACGGCGACGTCGAGGTCCTCGTCGTCGGGGTCACGCACGAGCGTGGTGTCGATCGAGCCGGTGCACTCGGGGCAGACGCCGTCGGCGGCCAGGCAGTAGTGGTGGCGGACGTAGTGGTGGAACGCCTGTAACAGCTCGTCTGTGGTCCGGTCGTCGAGCCCGCCCGAGGGGAACGGGTAGCTCACCTGGACGGTCCCGCAGTCGGCGCAGCCCACGGTGAGCTCGTCGTCGACGTACCAGCCGTGGAGGTCGCCGCCGCAGTCGTAGCAGGCGCCGTCCGCGGGGAAGAAGCCGAGCTGCGCGCGCTCGGTGAGGCTCCCGGTGAAGATGGCGCTGACGACCTTCCGACCGGGCGAGCGGAACTCGTACCCCTCGTCGCTCCGCCGGATGAAGTGGCCGGTGAGCTGCCGGAGGTGGTAGCTGAAGTTCGCGCTGTCGTCGACGTCGACGCGGTCGAACAGGTCGGTGAAGCTCACCGGCGCCTCGTCGGCGCCGAGCTCCAGGAGGGCCCGGAGGACGGCGACGCGGGTGTCGTTGCCGAGCGTCGCGAACACCTCCGCGGGGAGGACGCGCGACTCGGTGCGGGGGGTCGCCGGCCCGCCGCGGTCGGCCTCGGGCTCCCCGCCCGTGGCCGACTCGTCGCCGTCGACCTCCCGGTCGCCGCTCGCGTCCGGTCCGGTGCTCCGATCGAACTGACTCACGCCTCGGACGTGCGCCGGGGGCGGCTAAAGCGTATCGGGGTCGGCGACGGCGCGGCGACGGGGGGTCCGGGCATAGCGTTTTGTGTGCCGCCCCCGAGGTGAAACGCGTATGCCCGAAGAGACGATCCACGAGTCGAAGGGGTCGCGGAGTCGACAGGCGCTGGCCACCTACTTCCGCCGCATCGCGAAGGCGCTCGGCCGCGGCGAGCCGATCCCGGTCGACGACGCCGGGACGGTGACCGTCGACCCCGCCGCCGAGTCGGAGGTCGAGATCGAGCTCGAACGCGAGGACGGCACCGTCCACTTCGAGGTGGAGGTCGAGTTCGACGAGGAGGAGGGCGAGGTCGACGTCGACGCCGCCGCGAGCAGGGGGACGTTCGAGCTGTACGCCGACAACGCCGGCCAGTGGCGCTGGCGGCTCGTCCACGACAACGGGAACATCATCGCCGACGGCGGCGAGGGGTACGCGGACAAGCGCGACGCGAGGTCGGGGATCGAGAGCGTGCAGCGGAACGCGCCGGGCGCCCACGTGATCGACGCGAGCCGCGGCGAGGAGCCGCCCGAGGAGGGCGGAAGCGACGCGGTCTTCGAGCTGTTCCGGGACAAGGCCGACGAGCACCGCTGGCGGCTCCGCCACGAGAACGGCAACGTCATCGCCGACGGCGGTCAGGGGTACGCCTCGAAGCAGAAGGCGAAACAGGGACTCAACAGCGTGAAGTCGAACGCGCCGGGCGCGCCCGTCGAGGAGCTCGACGGCGACGAGCCGGCCGAGGACGACGAGGAGTAGGTCGGCGATGGTCTCCGACGACTCCTCCACCGGCGACGCGGGAGTAGAGCCCTCCACCGGCGACGCGGGAGTAGAGCCCTCCACCGGCGACGCGCGGAGCCGAGACGCCGAGGACCGCAGCGTCGC comes from the Halorubrum depositum genome and includes:
- a CDS encoding carbohydrate ABC transporter permease; translation: MSSRIFAALTRATGGSDSADSDVTTTSEAGSAPARTDGGAAVDGTEDAGASSPSLRSRFRRNRFLESLPFWGPPGLLVLFFVYGAIGWNFVISLTGWEGLGSPDYSSLSTEMYTRLLTDASFHAAFRNTLVLLLAFTVLSLIVGLLVAILVDQKIRLENTFRTIYLLPMSLSFVVTAIFWSWMYNPRIGLVNEVLRGVGLDSLTQAWLSDPQFKLAAIIFALMWQFSGYCMVVYLAGLRAIPDAQYEAARIDGASTLRLYWRVIIPQLRASTMSATVVLVVFALKAFDFLFVLFGVNPGQSADILSVMMYRVAFDRIQWAYGSAVAMVLFAMALGVIGPYLFVQYRRGEL
- a CDS encoding ABC transporter substrate-binding protein, yielding MSRDNSASSEDRLTRRHYVAGAGALATVGIAGCSGDGSDGSDGSDGSDGSDGSDGGDSAELEIVHWWTAGGEQDAYQALLDGFREEHPDVEIVDNPAPGGAGSAIDTVIQNRVIDGNPPSTFQIWPGQALTPYTNEGLLEDIGDSVWDDEMRDAYLDGVRDLAQPEGNLVSVPINIHRLNNLFYNVSVLEDAGVDATDIDDPQGLLAAMETVAAETDATPMAHQTQAPWSSLQLWESVFIGQQGVDDYQTLIGGDVESLEDEVRTSLETLASYAEYYPEDAGSISWDQGNNGVIEGDAAFLHQGDWAAGQYGSAEDFEFEDDWDMVPFPGTSGVYQSVIDSFVFPTNNPSPEATEQFLNYAGTVDAQERFNPIKGSIPPRTDVPMDEFGDFLTRQFEDFQNSNTQPPAIAHGTAVAPAIQSSLSEVFANFNGSLDVGAAYEGIRDAF
- a CDS encoding AAA family ATPase — its product is MDGPLWIDAHAPALDEIRQEEARERLERAVDEPMNLVVQGPPGVGKTAATRALTRAAHENPEGDLIEINVADFFGRTKKEIRTDPRFEGFLQGRSRMAKRDMINRVLKESASYAPMSGEYKTILLDNAESIREDFQQALRRVMEKHHRTTQFVIATRQPSKLIAPIRSRCFPVRMRAPTTDETIDVLETICDREGVEYDADGLEFVASAAGGDLREAILSAQATAVEGGEVTMSTAYETLGEVGDDDAIRGALGDARAGDLKDARSTLDDLLDDGGYDGGELLREVLRVARAGSEYGGDDLARLHVLAGEADLDLTDGLDDRTHLTHLLAAWAAGRTELRPDLRDPVEA
- a CDS encoding protein sorting system archaetidylserine decarboxylase — its product is MARSPPLARVLPFPVVDEAWRLALVPALVGAAALPLLPPVGAALVALALGVLWFHRDPDRTPPDAEGVVVAPADGTVSVVREEGTRLRVGVFMNVTDVHVNRAPIAGEVREVRHRPGANRPAFSKESDRNEQVAIDFGEYELLVIAGWFARRIHPSVEPGDAVDRGERVGHVSFGSRADVIFPADVDEDDLLVREGDAVRAGETIIAERD
- a CDS encoding SLC13 family permease, coding for MITVVHGLVPPPSTLLGQLPVALPVPLDVFVVLAVVAVALALFVLQPVSIDTTAIALMVALILLGPWTGVSPEEGVSGFSNPATLTVLSMFVLSEGVRQTGVIQILTRKMESFAGDSEFRQLLATVGLSGPFAGFVNNTPIVAVLIPAVINLAKKTGTSPSKLLIPLSFASMMGGTLTVIGTSTNLLASDIWTQIGPTGEPFSLFEFTQLGVVVLAVGSVYLLTVGRYLTPARITAEGSPTDQFGMSDYLTDVVVDEESDLVGSQVRALRRRDLDLDVFQIVRNGRTIVRGLPSERIRAGDVLSVRADQETLEQVIEDEHLALLPELRDAAVDEGTSLPEEVVSARHAWNRSPASDAAPAADETEGKDDEAGDEADDDETETSLTEVVLLPGPWSNRRDGVVGFEREFDATVLAIRRGNEVIRQRLRDVDPQAGDVLLVQTSADVLDRIRTDANVVVSSDERWEEFDRRQIPIALGIVAGVVGLAALEYLPIMVSALAGVVAMLFSGILRPEDAYDAVDWDVIFLLAGVIPLGIAFEASGTADLIATGIVAGSAVLPPIAMLATFYLGTAIVTEMVSNNASIVLMLPIAVEVAGQLGANAFAFALAVTFAASTPLLSPVGYQTNLMVYGPGGYKFTDFARVGAPLQLILTVVTTAGIAFFWGL
- a CDS encoding pirin family protein, whose amino-acid sequence is MKTNATTDGGDGVVSGEPVRHGTGVNSNRAFPTESHPTNLDPFVLFERFYIEPDTGFPMHPHKGFEIVSYMIEGGMDHADSLGVEHTAREDEAMRITTGEGIRHSEFPADGEACNGLQLWVNLPQDEKEVDPDYVDASAAELPTRETDGATVTTVVGEGSPIDLHTPMEYLDVRVDDAWTWTVPDGWAGFLYGVAGSGSVEGDAFGEGDVFTTRAGGEFAVATDGDLRLVAVAGRPHGEPIRQQGPFVL
- the sod gene encoding superoxide dismutase, whose product is MSYELDPLPYDYDALEPHISEQVLEWHHDTHHQGYVNGWNSAEETLEANREEHDFSSSAGAIRNVTHNSSGHILHDLFWQNMSPEGGDEPSGALADRIEEDFGSYEAWKGEFEAAASGASGWALLVYDTFSNQLRNVVVDKHDQGAIWGGHPILALDVWEHSYYHDYGPARGEFVDNFFEVVDWNEPAARYEQAVELFE
- a CDS encoding winged helix-turn-helix domain-containing protein, which encodes MSQFDRSTGPDASGDREVDGDESATGGEPEADRGGPATPRTESRVLPAEVFATLGNDTRVAVLRALLELGADEAPVSFTDLFDRVDVDDSANFSYHLRQLTGHFIRRSDEGYEFRSPGRKVVSAIFTGSLTERAQLGFFPADGACYDCGGDLHGWYVDDELTVGCADCGTVQVSYPFPSGGLDDRTTDELLQAFHHYVRHHYCLAADGVCPECTGSIDTTLVRDPDDEDLDVAVEHVCRRCSYRLRSTIGVTLLDHAETLVFHSDRGVDLNTAPFWQFDWCVSDRLTTVVSEDPLRVRLTLPCAGDELRVLLDETCAVIETTLVE
- a CDS encoding HVO_2922 family protein, with amino-acid sequence MPEETIHESKGSRSRQALATYFRRIAKALGRGEPIPVDDAGTVTVDPAAESEVEIELEREDGTVHFEVEVEFDEEEGEVDVDAAASRGTFELYADNAGQWRWRLVHDNGNIIADGGEGYADKRDARSGIESVQRNAPGAHVIDASRGEEPPEEGGSDAVFELFRDKADEHRWRLRHENGNVIADGGQGYASKQKAKQGLNSVKSNAPGAPVEELDGDEPAEDDEE